Proteins found in one Massilia sp. H6 genomic segment:
- the nuoG gene encoding NADH-quinone oxidoreductase subunit NuoG, protein MVEIELDGKKVEVAPGSMVMDAANKLGTYIPHFCYHKKLSIAANCRMCLVEVEKAPKPMPACATPVSPGMIVRTHSDKAVQAQKSVMEFLLINHPLDCPICDQGGECQLQDLAVGYGKSNSRYDEEKRVVAPKEAGPLISMEEMARCIQCTRCVRFGQEVAGVMEFGMVGRGEHSEITTFVGKTVDSEVSGNMIDLCPVGALTSKPFRYSARSWELSRRKSVSPHDSLGSNLIVQVKGGKVMRVLPLENEAINECWISDKDRFSYEALDNADRLVNPMIKQGGVWIDADWQTALEYVAHGLRNIRHEHGADSVAAVATAHSTVEELYLLNKTMRGFGSDNVEFRLRQSDFSLDGQVTPWLGMPIAGISQLKRVLVIGSFLRKDHPLVTTRLRTAVKGGAKLSLLQGADDELLMPVANKLIAAPSDWLAALSEVVAAVAGAKGVNAPSGFENVEAGDAAKAIAAALTASDAPGAVFLGNAASHHPQASKIHAAAQWIAEQTGCSFGSLVEAANTVGGYLVGALGKGEAAFAVPKKAYVLLHAEPELDAANPQQARAALDGAEMVVAMSSFKHGMDFADVLLPVSPFSETAGTFVNCEGRAQSFNGSVKPLGETRPAWKVLRVLGNLLGLTGFDYDTSESIRDEALGKGVTDLSAKLNNIARLAPSAASYAPAGQLERVTDVPIYFTDALARRSEPLQRTADANAPLVSLSKALAEQLGVVAGERVRVSQGSGSAVLVANVDARLPSNAVRVAAGHPAVAGLGPMFGEINVEKAVDNAGEGK, encoded by the coding sequence ATGGTTGAAATTGAATTAGACGGCAAGAAAGTCGAAGTCGCACCAGGTTCCATGGTGATGGACGCCGCAAACAAACTCGGAACTTACATTCCGCACTTCTGCTATCACAAGAAATTGTCGATCGCAGCGAACTGCCGCATGTGCCTGGTCGAAGTGGAAAAGGCGCCGAAACCGATGCCTGCCTGCGCGACCCCGGTCTCGCCCGGCATGATCGTGCGCACCCACAGCGACAAGGCTGTGCAGGCGCAGAAGTCGGTGATGGAATTCCTCTTGATTAACCACCCGCTGGATTGCCCGATCTGCGACCAGGGCGGCGAATGCCAGCTGCAAGACCTCGCGGTCGGCTATGGCAAGAGCAATTCGCGCTACGACGAAGAAAAACGCGTGGTGGCCCCGAAAGAGGCCGGCCCGCTGATCTCGATGGAAGAGATGGCGCGCTGCATCCAGTGCACCCGCTGCGTGCGTTTCGGCCAAGAAGTCGCTGGCGTCATGGAGTTCGGCATGGTCGGCCGTGGCGAGCACTCGGAAATCACCACGTTCGTGGGCAAGACCGTCGACTCGGAAGTGTCGGGCAACATGATCGACCTGTGCCCGGTCGGCGCGCTCACCAGCAAGCCGTTCCGCTACTCGGCGCGTTCGTGGGAACTGTCGCGCCGCAAGTCGGTGTCGCCGCACGATTCGCTCGGCAGCAACCTGATCGTCCAGGTCAAGGGTGGCAAGGTCATGCGCGTGCTGCCGCTGGAAAACGAAGCCATCAACGAATGCTGGATTTCGGACAAGGACCGCTTCTCGTACGAGGCGCTGGACAATGCCGACCGCCTGGTTAATCCAATGATCAAGCAAGGTGGTGTGTGGATCGACGCCGACTGGCAGACCGCGCTTGAATACGTGGCCCATGGCCTGCGCAATATCCGCCACGAGCATGGCGCCGACAGCGTTGCCGCCGTCGCCACCGCGCACTCGACGGTCGAAGAGCTGTATCTGCTGAACAAGACGATGCGTGGCTTTGGTTCCGACAACGTCGAATTCCGCCTGCGCCAGAGCGATTTTTCGCTCGATGGCCAGGTCACGCCGTGGCTGGGCATGCCGATCGCCGGCATCTCGCAGCTCAAGCGCGTGCTGGTCATCGGTTCGTTCCTGCGTAAAGACCATCCGCTGGTCACGACGCGCCTGCGCACTGCCGTCAAGGGCGGCGCCAAGCTGTCGCTGCTGCAGGGCGCCGACGACGAGCTCCTGATGCCAGTGGCCAATAAACTGATCGCCGCACCGAGCGACTGGCTCGCTGCCTTGTCGGAAGTGGTCGCTGCCGTTGCCGGCGCCAAGGGCGTCAACGCACCGTCGGGCTTCGAGAACGTCGAGGCCGGCGACGCCGCCAAGGCCATCGCCGCTGCACTGACCGCCAGCGATGCGCCCGGCGCCGTGTTCCTGGGTAACGCCGCCTCGCACCATCCGCAAGCCTCGAAGATCCACGCCGCCGCGCAATGGATCGCCGAGCAGACCGGTTGCAGCTTCGGCTCGCTGGTCGAAGCCGCCAACACGGTGGGCGGCTACCTGGTGGGCGCGCTAGGCAAGGGCGAGGCTGCATTTGCCGTGCCCAAGAAAGCCTATGTGCTGCTGCACGCCGAACCGGAACTCGATGCGGCCAATCCGCAGCAGGCCCGGGCCGCGCTCGACGGCGCCGAGATGGTCGTGGCGATGTCGTCCTTCAAGCACGGCATGGACTTTGCCGACGTGCTGCTGCCGGTCTCGCCGTTCAGCGAAACCGCCGGTACCTTCGTCAACTGCGAAGGCCGTGCCCAGAGCTTCAACGGCAGCGTCAAGCCGCTCGGCGAAACCCGCCCGGCCTGGAAAGTGCTGCGCGTGCTGGGCAACCTGCTGGGCTTGACCGGCTTCGATTACGACACCTCGGAATCGATCCGCGACGAAGCGCTCGGCAAGGGTGTCACCGACCTGTCCGCCAAGCTGAACAACATCGCCAGGCTGGCACCGAGCGCAGCTAGTTATGCGCCTGCCGGCCAGCTCGAGCGCGTCACCGACGTGCCGATCTATTTCACCGATGCGCTGGCGCGCCGTTCGGAGCCACTGCAGCGCACCGCCGACGCCAACGCGCCGCTGGTGAGCCTGTCGAAAGCGCTCGCCGAGCAGCTGGGCGTGGTCGCCGGCGAGCGCGTGCGCGTCTCGCAAGGTAGCGGCAGCGCCGTGCTGGTGGCCAACGTCGATGCACGCCTGCCGTCGAACGCGGTGCGTGTCGCCGCCGGCCATCCGGCCGTCGCCGGCCTCGGCCCAATGTTCGGGGAAATCAACGTGGAAAAAGCGGTTGACAATGCAGGGGAGGGCAAGTAA